CGGCGATCGGGCCGTTCACCGCGCGCTCGGGCCGGTGCGGTCCTGGTCGACGATCGCGATGCCCTGGCGATTGAGGGCGTACGCGAGAGCGTCGGCGAGGCTGGCGCGGGTGACGACCTCGCCCAGGTCGATGCCGAGGTGGACGATGGTCTGCGCGATCGCGGGCCGGATGCCCGAGACGATGCACTCGGCGCCCATCAGGCGGGCGGCGGCGACGGTCTTCATGAGGTGCTGGGCCACCAGCGAGTCCACGGTCGGCACGCCCGTGATGTCCAGGATGGCGAAGCGGGCCTGCTGGGCGACGACCGCGTCGAGCAGGCTCTCCATCACGACCTGGCTGCGGGCGCTGTCGAGGGTCCCGATGAGGGGGACGGCGACCACGCCGGTCCACAGCTTGATCACGGGCGTGGCCACCTCCAGCAACTGGAGGCGCTGGCGGTCGATGAGCTCCTGCCCGGCACTGAGGGTGGTCTCCAGCACGACCAGGCGGAGGGTGCCCAGGAGCGCGGTGAGGGTGACCGCGCACACCTCGGCC
The window above is part of the Streptomyces sp. NBC_01428 genome. Proteins encoded here:
- a CDS encoding STAS domain-containing protein, with the protein product MADHQAAVQQESAAQEVGEFLRRRREQIAQRWADEALFRTVFTVSRDEAVEAGRSVVEALAAVAAAGRVEDLGAGGFATVRDQLGRMAASRARTGATSAQIADEVAALRPAASELLSADLADGSRERAEVCAVTLTALLGTLRLVVLETTLSAGQELIDRQRLQLLEVATPVIKLWTGVVAVPLIGTLDSARSQVVMESLLDAVVAQQARFAILDITGVPTVDSLVAQHLMKTVAAARLMGAECIVSGIRPAIAQTIVHLGIDLGEVVTRASLADALAYALNRQGIAIVDQDRTGPSAR